A single Oncorhynchus mykiss isolate Arlee chromosome 24, USDA_OmykA_1.1, whole genome shotgun sequence DNA region contains:
- the LOC118944036 gene encoding ATP-dependent RNA helicase glh-1-like, which translates to MGEWGEQWAGGENGGEQWAGGENGGEQWARWENGGKQWAGGENGGEQWAGGENGGEQWARGENGGEQWAGGENGESSGLDGRMGESRWAGLGMGESSGLDGRMVESSGLEGRMGESSGLEGRMGESSGLEGRMGESSGLEGRMGESSGLQGGNGGEQWAGGG; encoded by the coding sequence ATGGGAGAATGGGGAGAGCAGTGGGCTGGAGGGGAGAATGGGGGAGAGCAGTGGGCTGGAGGGGAGAATGGGGGAGAGCAGTGGGCCAGATGGGAGAATGGGGGAAAGCAGTGGGCTGGAGGGGAGAATGGGGGAGAGCAGTGGGCTGGAGGGGAGAATGGGGGAGAGCAGTGGGCTCGAGGGGAGAATGGGGGAGAGCAGTGGGCTGGAGGGGAGAATGGGGAGAGCAGTGGGCTAGATGGGAGAATGGGGGAGAGCAGATGGGCTGGATTGGGAATGGGGGAGAGCAGTGGGCTAGATGGGAGAATGGTGGAGAGCAGTGGGCTGGAGGGGAGAATGGGGGAGAGCAGTGGGCTGGAGGGGAGAATGGGGGAGAGCAGTGGGCTGGAGGGGAGAATGGGGGAGAGCAGTGGGCTGGAGGGGAGAATGGGGGAGAGCAGTGGGCTGCAAGGAGGGAATGGGGGAGAGCAGTGGGCTGGAGGGGGATag